The following proteins are encoded in a genomic region of Aquifex aeolicus VF5:
- a CDS encoding SPOR domain-containing protein → MGVILLLLIIVFSFSKEAYYCIQVLSSRDLSSAERAYRKLADYPHARIEKIGDYYTVRVGLWENKSKAKEYLSQVKSVYPGAFLRTCYYIEDRIVSINKGNVKKKVESFNGKELVLHGKNEKELICKAVKKVFEDIVSFEGKLTKREITFKSYFPYSVADAVNYALILNKKEGFIPVRCRVYKRDKITYVLELEGFKNGKVKGIKAVDYASVTYRNKVLRLKLIF, encoded by the coding sequence ATGGGGGTTATCCTTCTCCTCTTAATAATAGTCTTTTCCTTTTCCAAGGAAGCTTATTACTGTATACAGGTTCTGTCTTCGAGAGATCTTAGTTCCGCTGAAAGGGCTTACCGAAAACTCGCAGATTACCCTCATGCACGGATAGAAAAGATAGGAGATTATTACACCGTAAGAGTCGGTTTGTGGGAAAATAAAAGCAAAGCTAAAGAGTACCTTTCTCAAGTAAAAAGCGTTTATCCTGGGGCATTCCTCAGAACGTGTTACTATATCGAGGACAGGATAGTAAGTATAAACAAAGGAAATGTGAAAAAGAAAGTGGAAAGTTTTAACGGAAAGGAGTTGGTACTTCACGGAAAAAATGAAAAGGAGTTAATATGTAAAGCTGTTAAAAAAGTTTTCGAAGACATTGTTTCCTTTGAGGGAAAGCTCACAAAAAGGGAAATAACCTTTAAGAGTTACTTTCCTTACTCCGTTGCTGACGCTGTAAATTACGCCCTCATCCTTAACAAAAAAGAAGGATTTATTCCGGTAAGGTGCAGGGTTTACAAAAGGGATAAGATAACCTACGTACTCGAGCTTGAGGGCTTTAAAAACGGAAAAGTAAAGGGTATAAAGGCGGTAGACTACGCAAGCGTTACTTACAGAAACAAAGTTTTGAGGTTAAAACTCATTTTTTAA
- a CDS encoding glycosyl hydrolase family 8: MKFFTVLLFFLSFVFSASIDVWKLWEHYKKTFISKEGYVVDPYNNYRVTSEAQGYTLLISALIGDKETFYRVWNWTKENLKRKDNLFSWLWINGHVVDRNNATDADLFIAYALLIASQKWKDYTLLSEAKRIKDSVKELVVPVCNGRRDYLFIPAKEGYIKNNIVSLNVVYYVPFIFRKFYESFGEDVWKNLYRYTYDIYTIRNISTHLTYDLFKKELRKGNFIDIDGMRFLIYAYVDDKRSLLYMRNAVEGILKFYREKGYIPLKYNYVTGGASKLKAPFCFYYVFSKLLPSDKNLEKEFRNGLEYDKKNYYCYALLLIALLHD; the protein is encoded by the coding sequence GTGAAGTTCTTTACTGTTCTTTTGTTTTTCCTTTCATTCGTTTTTTCGGCGAGTATTGACGTGTGGAAATTGTGGGAACATTATAAAAAGACCTTTATAAGTAAAGAGGGGTACGTGGTAGATCCTTACAACAATTACAGGGTTACTTCGGAAGCTCAAGGCTATACACTTCTCATATCCGCCCTCATAGGGGATAAGGAAACCTTCTACAGGGTATGGAACTGGACAAAGGAAAATCTCAAAAGGAAGGATAATTTATTCTCCTGGCTCTGGATAAACGGACACGTAGTTGACAGAAACAACGCAACGGACGCCGACCTGTTCATAGCTTACGCTCTGCTAATCGCTTCTCAAAAGTGGAAGGATTATACGCTCCTGAGCGAGGCAAAGAGGATAAAGGATTCCGTCAAGGAACTCGTTGTGCCCGTGTGCAACGGAAGAAGGGATTACCTTTTTATACCCGCAAAGGAAGGTTACATTAAAAACAATATAGTGAGTTTAAACGTAGTCTACTACGTCCCATTCATCTTCAGAAAGTTCTACGAATCTTTCGGAGAGGACGTGTGGAAAAACCTCTATAGGTACACCTACGACATTTATACGATTAGGAATATATCAACGCACCTTACATACGACCTATTCAAAAAGGAATTGAGAAAGGGGAATTTTATAGACATAGACGGCATGCGTTTCCTGATATACGCTTACGTGGACGACAAAAGGAGTCTCCTTTACATGAGGAACGCAGTAGAGGGTATTCTGAAGTTTTACAGAGAAAAGGGTTACATTCCTTTGAAGTATAATTACGTAACCGGTGGAGCAAGCAAGTTAAAAGCTCCCTTTTGTTTTTACTACGTATTCAGTAAGCTCCTTCCTTCCGATAAAAACTTAGAAAAGGAGTTCAGAAATGGGCTTGAGTACGACAAGAAGAATTACTACTGTTACGCTCTGCTTCTTATTGCTCTCCTACACGATTAG
- a CDS encoding TrpB-like pyridoxal phosphate-dependent enzyme, translated as MRKFLLSEGEIPKKWLNILPLLPEPLEPPLDPETMEPVKPEKLLAIFPEPLVEQEVSDKEWIDIPEEVLDIYSLWRPTPLHRAKNLEEFLGTPAKIFYKNESVSPPGSHKPNTAVAQAYYNKISGVKRLTTETGAGQWGSALSFATQFFDLQCRVYMVRVSYNQKPYRRILMETWKGEVIPSPSPYTNAGRKYYEENPEHPGSLGIAISEAIEEAASREDTKYSLGSVLNHVLLHQTVIGLEAKKQMEEAGYYPDVIIGAVGGGSNFAGLSFPFLADVLRGDKRKEDLKVLAVEPEACPTLTKGEYKYDFGDSVGLTPLIKMYTLGHDFVPSPIHAGGLRYHGDAPLVCKLYNLGYIDAVAYKQTEVFEAAVTFARTEGIVPAPESAHAIKAAIDEALKCKETGEEKVILFNLSGHGYFDLSAYDKYLHGELTD; from the coding sequence ATGAGAAAATTTCTTCTTTCGGAGGGAGAAATCCCTAAAAAGTGGTTAAATATCCTCCCGCTACTCCCCGAACCCCTTGAACCCCCGTTAGATCCAGAAACTATGGAACCCGTAAAGCCGGAAAAACTACTCGCTATATTTCCCGAACCGCTCGTAGAGCAGGAGGTCTCAGACAAGGAGTGGATTGATATTCCCGAAGAGGTTCTCGATATATACTCTCTCTGGCGTCCTACGCCCCTGCACAGAGCTAAGAACCTTGAAGAATTTCTCGGCACGCCTGCAAAGATTTTCTATAAAAACGAAAGTGTATCCCCTCCCGGCAGTCACAAGCCCAATACTGCAGTGGCACAGGCTTATTACAACAAGATATCAGGAGTAAAGAGACTTACTACGGAAACGGGAGCGGGACAGTGGGGCAGTGCTCTTTCCTTCGCAACGCAGTTCTTTGATCTTCAGTGCAGGGTTTACATGGTTCGCGTGAGTTACAACCAGAAACCTTACAGAAGGATACTTATGGAAACTTGGAAAGGAGAAGTGATACCTTCCCCAAGTCCTTACACAAACGCGGGAAGGAAGTACTACGAAGAAAACCCAGAACATCCGGGCAGTTTGGGAATAGCGATAAGCGAAGCAATAGAGGAAGCCGCAAGCAGGGAGGATACAAAGTACTCCCTCGGGAGCGTACTTAACCACGTCCTGCTCCACCAGACGGTGATAGGTCTTGAGGCCAAAAAGCAGATGGAAGAAGCCGGCTACTACCCCGATGTTATTATCGGAGCCGTGGGCGGAGGGAGTAATTTTGCAGGACTTTCCTTTCCATTTTTGGCGGACGTACTGAGGGGAGACAAGAGGAAGGAAGACTTAAAGGTTCTGGCGGTTGAGCCCGAAGCTTGCCCCACTTTGACGAAGGGGGAGTACAAGTACGACTTCGGAGACAGTGTAGGACTGACGCCTTTAATAAAGATGTACACACTAGGTCACGACTTCGTTCCTTCGCCTATACACGCCGGAGGCCTGAGGTACCACGGAGACGCCCCCTTAGTTTGTAAACTATACAATTTGGGATACATAGACGCCGTGGCGTATAAGCAGACGGAAGTTTTTGAAGCAGCTGTAACGTTTGCGAGAACGGAAGGCATAGTTCCCGCACCCGAGTCCGCCCATGCAATTAAAGCAGCCATAGACGAAGCGCTAAAGTGCAAGGAAACCGGTGAAGAAAAAGTGATACTCTTTAACCTCTCAGGACACGGATACTTTGACCTATCCGCTTACGACAAGTACCTGCACGGAGAACTGACTGACTAG
- a CDS encoding tetratricopeptide repeat protein: MDRIAYFKSLLEKNPDNPMVHYSLGLEYFKVKDYENAIKHLERYLELQEDEGAAYRTLAKCYEELGEFQKAIEVLEEGIRQAMKYNHPSMAQEYQQWIEELKGMAF, encoded by the coding sequence ATGGACAGGATAGCTTACTTCAAGAGTTTACTTGAGAAAAATCCGGACAACCCTATGGTTCACTATTCCCTAGGACTTGAGTACTTCAAAGTGAAGGATTACGAAAATGCCATAAAGCACCTTGAGAGGTACTTAGAACTTCAGGAAGACGAAGGTGCGGCTTACAGAACTTTGGCAAAGTGCTACGAGGAACTTGGAGAGTTCCAGAAGGCTATAGAAGTTCTGGAAGAAGGAATAAGACAGGCGATGAAGTACAATCACCCCTCCATGGCTCAGGAGTATCAGCAGTGGATTGAGGAGTTAAAGGGAATGGCTTTCTAG
- a CDS encoding cellulose synthase subunit BcsC-related outer membrane protein yields MDKLIHTSVYLNAEKKLARGFYLWTENDLIFLDSGGKPDYTHFGGINLPVIRDTDTSFIGIEPMVGVRVGRKSYLKLGIGSTPFGNSKVRPTFRGIFEANYREEDILLRLTLKRDSVRDSLLSYVGAKDPHADREWGRVVEQGGEVKFQLGSGYRESFLSLKGGYYDIEGKNVNDNSRYFLEIYPSLYLGNLLIDENYLGLFFRYENYDKNENLFYFGNGGYFSPKNFVLLGPKYTGYFYTDRLMFRLNLLLGFLRFETDGDTTNTLAADISGEFEYKLKEKISLIGGLGYRNSKDYDEVSLNMGVKYYFNGLESPFRSTVDKVDERLFK; encoded by the coding sequence ATGGACAAGTTAATACACACGAGCGTTTACCTGAACGCAGAAAAGAAGTTAGCGAGGGGGTTTTATCTGTGGACGGAAAACGATTTAATATTTCTCGATTCTGGCGGTAAACCTGACTACACGCACTTCGGTGGTATAAATCTTCCCGTTATAAGGGACACGGATACTTCTTTTATAGGAATTGAGCCTATGGTAGGTGTAAGAGTTGGAAGGAAGAGTTACCTTAAACTCGGGATAGGCTCCACGCCCTTCGGAAACTCAAAGGTTCGTCCCACGTTTAGGGGAATATTCGAGGCAAATTACAGGGAAGAGGACATACTCCTCAGACTTACACTGAAACGGGACAGTGTAAGGGATTCCCTACTTTCCTACGTCGGGGCAAAGGATCCCCACGCAGACAGGGAATGGGGGCGCGTTGTGGAACAGGGAGGAGAGGTTAAGTTCCAGCTCGGTAGCGGATACAGAGAAAGCTTCCTTTCTTTGAAAGGCGGTTATTACGACATAGAAGGTAAGAACGTGAACGACAATTCAAGGTACTTTCTGGAAATTTATCCTTCCCTTTACCTCGGTAATTTACTGATAGACGAAAACTACTTAGGTCTCTTCTTCAGGTACGAGAACTACGATAAGAACGAAAATCTGTTTTACTTTGGAAACGGAGGTTACTTCAGTCCGAAAAACTTTGTACTTTTAGGGCCAAAGTACACCGGTTACTTTTACACGGACAGGTTGATGTTCAGGCTGAATCTTCTTCTGGGATTCCTGAGGTTTGAAACGGACGGTGATACGACGAACACTCTTGCTGCAGACATCTCGGGAGAGTTTGAGTATAAGCTGAAGGAGAAAATATCACTTATAGGTGGCTTGGGCTACAGAAATTCAAAGGATTACGACGAAGTTTCTTTAAACATGGGAGTAAAATACTACTTCAACGGTCTTGAAAGCCCATTCAGGTCTACGGTGGATAAAGTAGACGAGAGGTTGTTCAAATGA
- a CDS encoding ParA family protein gives MIIPVLSSKGGVGKTTIATNLAYTLSKKAKTVLIDTDPQNGVASVLCKRHDIGLADILLEGTNYGETLRQVRENFFIIPTGAKAIENEFSFNESFKYENIQNLCLKLESEGGFEFILFDTPPGYTVQSNVLMKLADVILAVFEAEPASYASFKVFETHMFTKEKEIREKLWLIINKVRASEISEDFSFIFRYEAGGNILAYLPYDEAVSVASGECLLVEEYKPDSPFVKLMYELVEKLLTLLKK, from the coding sequence ATGATTATTCCAGTACTTTCCTCAAAAGGAGGAGTGGGTAAGACAACTATAGCCACAAATTTAGCCTACACACTTTCCAAGAAAGCAAAAACCGTTTTGATAGACACGGATCCCCAAAACGGAGTGGCTTCCGTTTTGTGCAAGCGTCACGATATCGGACTTGCGGACATACTACTCGAAGGAACAAATTACGGGGAAACCCTCCGGCAGGTAAGGGAAAACTTTTTTATAATACCTACGGGTGCAAAAGCTATAGAGAATGAGTTTTCCTTTAATGAAAGTTTTAAGTACGAAAATATTCAAAACCTCTGTCTTAAACTCGAATCAGAAGGAGGATTTGAGTTTATTCTTTTCGACACACCTCCGGGGTATACGGTTCAGTCAAACGTACTCATGAAGTTGGCAGATGTAATTCTTGCGGTGTTCGAAGCTGAACCCGCTTCCTACGCTTCTTTCAAGGTGTTCGAAACGCATATGTTTACAAAGGAAAAAGAAATTAGGGAAAAGTTGTGGTTAATAATAAACAAAGTAAGGGCTTCGGAAATAAGCGAAGATTTTTCATTCATTTTCAGGTACGAGGCCGGAGGGAACATCCTCGCCTACCTTCCTTACGACGAAGCCGTGTCCGTAGCCTCGGGGGAGTGCCTGCTCGTTGAGGAGTACAAACCTGACTCTCCTTTTGTCAAGCTCATGTATGAATTAGTTGAGAAATTATTGACACTCCTTAAAAAATGA
- a CDS encoding DUF72 domain-containing protein: MGKYKNLYIGCSGFSYRDWKGTFYPSHIPESEMIIYYEQFFNVVEINYTYYTMPHPYTFQSFLEKTKRLRFAVKANQVFTHERNYTKEDVKKFIEGIKPLLEEEERFIAILFQFPESFRYTPENLEYIKRLSLDFAGIDRVIEVRHRSFANREFYEFVEEVGFSTLVNVDAPKVKGLLIGPWVSVGTINYVRLHGRNKEKWHAHKEAYERYDYLYSIEELEEIKEKILRIYEGKDTYVFFNNHYRGKGALNALQLKELFGEEVKIPKGLLSTFAPKLWE; the protein is encoded by the coding sequence GTGGGAAAGTATAAGAACCTTTACATAGGATGCAGCGGCTTTTCATACAGGGACTGGAAGGGAACCTTTTACCCTTCTCACATACCGGAAAGTGAGATGATAATTTATTACGAACAATTTTTTAACGTGGTTGAAATTAACTACACCTACTACACTATGCCTCATCCCTATACCTTCCAGAGTTTTTTGGAGAAAACGAAAAGGCTTAGGTTTGCGGTAAAGGCAAATCAGGTATTTACACACGAGAGAAACTACACAAAGGAAGATGTAAAGAAATTCATCGAAGGTATTAAGCCACTCCTTGAGGAAGAGGAGAGGTTCATAGCTATACTATTTCAGTTTCCCGAAAGCTTTCGCTACACCCCTGAAAACCTTGAATATATTAAAAGGCTTTCTCTGGACTTTGCGGGAATAGACAGAGTAATAGAGGTAAGGCACAGGAGTTTTGCAAACAGGGAATTTTACGAGTTCGTTGAGGAAGTGGGCTTTTCCACCCTCGTCAACGTGGACGCTCCGAAGGTAAAGGGACTTTTGATAGGACCGTGGGTATCCGTGGGAACGATAAATTACGTAAGACTTCACGGTAGGAATAAAGAAAAGTGGCACGCACACAAGGAGGCTTACGAGAGGTACGACTACCTTTACTCGATAGAAGAGTTAGAGGAAATTAAAGAAAAGATATTGAGGATTTACGAGGGAAAAGATACTTACGTGTTTTTCAACAACCACTACAGGGGCAAAGGAGCCCTCAACGCCCTTCAGTTAAAAGAGCTCTTCGGTGAGGAAGTTAAAATACCAAAGGGACTTCTTTCCACTTTTGCACCTAAATTATGGGAGTAA
- the bcsA gene encoding UDP-forming cellulose synthase catalytic subunit, which yields MTERFTLFEFNLHIDENLFIKALKYTFIFGLLTYLSVIVAPSPLEFQFYIAYSTLLAGAFLIVWKRFNFGYTHYLTVYLLVFIMLRYFWWRTFNTINTDNVWNFIFSTALYFAEFYSVTIALLGIFFSIRPIDRKAIKVDMESLPTVDVFIPTYNEPPEIPETTALAAINMDYPSDKFNVYILDDGGTKQRLNDPDPERREYFRKRAEELKSFVERLRKLGYKNIHYLTREKNVHAKAGNINEALKKTKGDLILILDADHVPSKDFLKETVGFFVKNPKVFLVQTPHTFYNPDPIEKNLGVFGRMPGENEMFYFLIQKGFDLWNSSFFCGSAALLRRKYLEEVGGIQTTTVTEDAETALELHSRGYESVYYDRPLIFGLNPETLSGMIVQRIRWAQGMIQIFILKNPILKKGLKWYQKLAYFNASFFWFFGLARTIFLIAPLAYLLFGLHIYDASLAEVLAYPIPHFLASLLLFYYLFSRVRWPFISEIYESILGIFIFIPSILTLLNPKNPTFRVTPKGELLDRDYISPFYKPYFILYHLILLGYLFGIYRWIQYPDERGTVLITLWWNTFNFFVMTVALYVSYERRQRRKFHRIPSNDQIIIYRDSETLLGRVIDISLGGLAVKLETKPKEEFKEGEEVKGVIRNVENKLVYIKPKVVRYEKDRNILRMKFEWKPEDVETVSKIVDIVYAPSSRWVILLERERELTPFEGFVVLTKQILRDFGQVYISIYNYFKNDILNTVWNYIRRGIKWGLSFSS from the coding sequence ATGACAGAGCGCTTTACTTTATTCGAGTTTAACCTTCACATAGACGAAAACTTATTTATAAAAGCTCTTAAGTACACCTTTATTTTCGGACTTCTCACTTACCTCAGTGTCATAGTAGCCCCTTCTCCCTTAGAATTTCAATTTTACATAGCCTACTCCACACTCCTTGCGGGAGCTTTTCTCATTGTATGGAAACGGTTTAATTTCGGCTATACCCATTACCTTACCGTGTACCTGCTCGTCTTTATAATGCTGAGGTACTTCTGGTGGAGAACTTTCAACACTATAAACACGGACAACGTGTGGAACTTTATCTTCTCAACAGCCCTTTACTTTGCAGAATTCTACAGTGTAACAATAGCACTTCTCGGTATTTTCTTCTCTATAAGACCTATAGATAGAAAAGCCATAAAAGTGGATATGGAATCTTTGCCCACGGTTGACGTGTTCATACCTACCTACAACGAACCGCCCGAAATTCCAGAAACTACCGCACTTGCTGCGATTAATATGGACTATCCTTCGGATAAGTTTAACGTTTACATACTCGACGACGGGGGAACGAAACAAAGACTAAATGATCCCGATCCTGAAAGGAGGGAGTACTTCAGAAAGAGGGCTGAGGAATTAAAGTCCTTTGTAGAAAGACTGAGGAAACTCGGTTACAAAAATATACACTACCTTACAAGGGAGAAGAACGTACACGCAAAGGCAGGTAACATAAACGAAGCCCTGAAGAAAACAAAAGGAGACCTTATCCTTATATTGGATGCAGATCACGTTCCTTCAAAGGACTTTTTAAAAGAAACTGTGGGATTCTTCGTTAAAAACCCAAAAGTATTTCTCGTACAGACCCCTCACACCTTTTACAATCCCGACCCTATAGAGAAAAACCTCGGTGTTTTCGGAAGGATGCCCGGAGAGAACGAAATGTTTTACTTCCTCATTCAGAAGGGCTTTGACCTGTGGAATTCCTCCTTTTTCTGCGGTTCAGCTGCACTCTTGAGGAGAAAGTACCTTGAAGAAGTGGGGGGAATACAGACAACAACAGTTACAGAGGACGCAGAAACAGCGTTAGAGTTACACTCTAGGGGCTACGAAAGTGTTTACTACGACAGACCTTTAATATTCGGTTTGAACCCTGAAACGCTGTCGGGAATGATAGTCCAAAGGATAAGGTGGGCACAGGGAATGATCCAGATATTCATACTCAAAAACCCTATACTTAAAAAGGGCTTGAAGTGGTATCAAAAACTCGCTTACTTTAACGCTAGCTTTTTCTGGTTCTTCGGACTTGCAAGGACTATATTCCTTATAGCTCCCCTCGCTTACCTCCTTTTCGGACTTCACATATACGACGCTTCTTTAGCTGAAGTCCTAGCCTATCCCATACCCCACTTTCTTGCAAGCTTGTTACTCTTTTACTACTTATTCAGCAGGGTTAGGTGGCCTTTTATATCCGAGATATACGAAAGCATACTCGGTATATTTATCTTTATTCCATCTATACTTACCCTTTTAAATCCCAAGAACCCCACCTTCAGGGTTACACCAAAGGGCGAACTCCTAGACAGGGACTATATCAGTCCCTTTTACAAACCTTACTTTATCCTGTATCACCTTATCCTGCTCGGTTATTTATTCGGCATATACAGGTGGATACAGTACCCCGACGAGAGGGGAACGGTTCTGATTACCTTGTGGTGGAACACTTTTAACTTCTTTGTTATGACGGTAGCACTCTATGTTTCTTACGAAAGAAGGCAGAGAAGGAAATTCCACAGAATACCATCAAACGACCAGATAATAATTTACAGGGACTCTGAAACCCTTCTGGGAAGGGTGATTGATATATCCCTCGGAGGACTTGCGGTAAAACTTGAAACTAAACCAAAGGAAGAATTCAAGGAAGGTGAAGAAGTAAAAGGAGTAATAAGGAATGTAGAAAATAAGCTGGTGTACATAAAACCGAAAGTGGTTCGCTACGAAAAGGACAGGAATATCCTCAGAATGAAGTTTGAATGGAAACCTGAAGATGTGGAAACTGTAAGTAAGATAGTAGATATAGTTTACGCTCCAAGCAGCAGGTGGGTAATCCTCCTTGAAAGGGAAAGGGAATTAACACCCTTTGAGGGTTTTGTAGTACTTACGAAACAAATTTTACGTGACTTCGGACAGGTTTACATATCCATATACAACTACTTCAAAAATGATATCCTAAATACAGTATGGAATTACATAAGGAGGGGAATTAAATGGGGGTTATCCTTCTCCTCTTAA
- a CDS encoding tetratricopeptide repeat protein — protein sequence MGLSTTRRITTVTLCFLLLSYTISFAVYYVKVLETTDKAKADAVLYELVNSGIDNCNVKKAQNYVVFCGPYSSLDEARTVSSKINKLGYFTVITERIKKETKKSVRKTVEKTKTTVKKRGRVREAFLGLKVKEMYDYLNANKLVEAQTLAYSLLNTEFRNEAIFVLALINMKKGNHEKACELFSKLPDKFKPNLEELRSISCLYAEKIKEKPEVKKEEKTVYRADLTQAGKLLAQGNPEEAIELAKKVLLSDPTNVEAMLIIGDAYMELGDYSNAYSYYKMALGFDKENLRAIKGLMYASLALKRYEEAYNYARELGRLGVENGDIERVKALYLAKKAEDFVKRKEYDKAYIYLKEAEKLAPDDPYVLLLLGDIYFGRGDYTQAYKYYVEAYKRKRDFDFLLKILYALANLNNYDLINTYLSQIDVSELNEAQRRKLKNFYKVLYVKASSYYLSQKDYEKAYRIAKEGLILFPKNRTLLKNLAWSCLNLEDYKCAEENFKKALSLYENDYDALYGLALTYAREGKEGEVNKIVKKLEKKRDKETYMKIADIYVILGDYDRAEYYLNQAKKLSRAKPVKIKRVKIRPREEKLREERVESTIFYNPFIKGYEGEEKETEKEKEEKLYPFELEEKRISELEEKIKEAKKKENTDFIESGIQFSQNREEKVWTS from the coding sequence ATGGGCTTGAGTACGACAAGAAGAATTACTACTGTTACGCTCTGCTTCTTATTGCTCTCCTACACGATTAGCTTCGCAGTGTACTACGTTAAAGTTCTGGAAACTACCGATAAAGCGAAGGCGGACGCAGTGCTCTACGAACTGGTAAACAGCGGTATAGACAACTGCAATGTAAAAAAAGCACAGAATTACGTGGTGTTTTGCGGTCCTTACTCCTCGCTCGATGAAGCGAGAACTGTATCTTCAAAAATCAACAAACTCGGTTACTTTACGGTTATAACGGAAAGAATTAAAAAGGAAACTAAAAAAAGTGTAAGAAAGACTGTTGAAAAAACTAAAACTACCGTAAAAAAAAGAGGACGGGTAAGGGAGGCCTTTTTAGGCCTAAAAGTTAAAGAGATGTACGACTACTTGAACGCAAACAAGTTAGTGGAAGCCCAGACACTCGCGTACAGCCTCCTGAATACGGAATTCAGAAACGAAGCTATATTTGTACTTGCACTTATAAACATGAAGAAAGGAAATCACGAAAAAGCCTGTGAACTTTTCTCAAAACTTCCCGATAAATTCAAACCCAATCTGGAAGAATTAAGGTCTATATCCTGCCTGTACGCGGAGAAAATAAAAGAAAAACCAGAAGTAAAGAAGGAGGAAAAAACGGTTTACAGAGCTGATTTAACACAAGCCGGGAAATTGCTCGCACAGGGAAATCCAGAAGAGGCCATCGAACTTGCCAAAAAAGTTCTTCTCTCCGACCCAACAAACGTGGAAGCCATGCTCATTATAGGGGACGCCTACATGGAACTGGGCGATTACTCTAACGCCTACTCCTATTACAAAATGGCACTGGGTTTTGACAAGGAAAACTTAAGAGCCATTAAAGGTTTGATGTACGCTTCACTGGCGTTAAAGAGATACGAGGAAGCCTACAATTACGCAAGGGAACTGGGGAGGTTGGGTGTTGAAAACGGAGACATAGAGAGGGTAAAAGCCCTGTACCTTGCAAAGAAAGCGGAAGATTTTGTTAAGAGAAAGGAGTACGACAAAGCCTATATTTACCTGAAGGAGGCGGAGAAACTCGCTCCCGATGATCCTTACGTGCTTTTACTCCTCGGGGATATTTACTTCGGCAGGGGAGATTACACACAGGCGTACAAGTACTACGTGGAGGCTTACAAAAGAAAAAGGGATTTTGACTTTCTTTTGAAGATTCTTTACGCACTTGCTAACTTGAACAACTACGATCTTATAAACACTTACCTCTCCCAGATAGACGTGTCGGAACTGAATGAAGCTCAGAGGAGGAAGTTAAAGAACTTTTACAAGGTACTTTACGTAAAGGCATCATCTTACTACCTGAGTCAGAAGGACTACGAAAAGGCTTACAGGATAGCGAAAGAAGGATTGATTCTTTTTCCAAAGAATAGAACGCTGCTCAAAAATTTGGCATGGAGTTGCTTGAATTTAGAGGATTACAAGTGTGCTGAAGAGAACTTTAAGAAAGCGTTAAGTCTTTACGAGAATGATTACGACGCATTGTACGGTCTTGCTTTAACGTACGCGAGGGAAGGAAAGGAAGGCGAAGTAAACAAAATTGTGAAAAAGCTTGAAAAGAAGAGAGACAAGGAAACCTACATGAAGATAGCGGATATATACGTGATCCTGGGAGATTACGACAGGGCAGAGTACTACCTGAATCAGGCTAAGAAATTGAGCAGGGCTAAGCCGGTAAAGATTAAGAGGGTCAAAATTCGCCCACGTGAAGAAAAATTAAGAGAGGAAAGAGTAGAAAGCACGATCTTTTACAACCCGTTTATTAAAGGCTACGAAGGAGAAGAGAAGGAAACAGAAAAGGAAAAGGAGGAAAAACTTTACCCTTTTGAGCTTGAAGAGAAGAGGATTTCGGAGCTTGAAGAGAAGATAAAGGAGGCGAAGAAAAAGGAAAACACGGACTTTATAGAGTCGGGTATACAGTTCAGTCAAAATCGGGAAGAAAAGGTATGGACAAGTTAA